The Providencia sp. PROV188 genome includes a region encoding these proteins:
- the tyrA gene encoding bifunctional chorismate mutase/prephenate dehydrogenase, with amino-acid sequence MSAELSHLREQIDEVDKSLLDLLARRLQLVAEVGEVKSQHGLPIYVPERESSMLAARRAEAERMGIPPDLIEDILRRIMRESYARENDKGFKTLNPTAGPIVIVGGNGKMGRLFHRLLSLSGYQVKLLGEQDWDNAASIVSGASVVMISVPIHLTVDVIKRLPTLDPETILVDIASVKQKPLEAMLSVHQGPVLGLHPMFGPDIGSVAKQVFAFCDGRKAESYQWLLEQLQVWGARLKAIKPEEHDRNMSFIQALRHFTTFTYGQNLAKEQVDLQQLLDLSSPIYRLELAMVGRLFAQDPQLYADIIMSSDENVELIRRYYQLLGQSIEMLERKDKAEFIRQFEQVSQWFGEDAHHFMKESQSLLQRANDNRK; translated from the coding sequence GAAGTTGGTGAAGTCAAAAGCCAGCACGGATTACCTATTTATGTGCCTGAGCGTGAATCTAGTATGTTGGCGGCTCGCCGAGCAGAAGCGGAGCGAATGGGGATCCCGCCTGATCTGATTGAAGATATTCTTCGACGGATCATGCGTGAGTCCTATGCGCGCGAAAATGACAAAGGATTTAAAACACTGAACCCTACCGCCGGTCCGATTGTGATCGTCGGTGGGAATGGGAAAATGGGGCGGTTATTTCATCGTCTACTTTCCCTTTCTGGCTATCAGGTTAAATTGCTGGGTGAGCAGGATTGGGATAATGCGGCTTCGATAGTCTCTGGTGCAAGCGTGGTGATGATTAGTGTACCTATCCACCTCACTGTTGATGTCATTAAACGTTTGCCTACTTTAGACCCAGAAACAATTTTAGTAGACATTGCTTCTGTGAAGCAAAAGCCACTCGAGGCCATGCTATCTGTGCATCAAGGCCCTGTATTAGGATTACATCCGATGTTTGGTCCTGATATTGGTAGTGTTGCCAAGCAAGTTTTTGCATTCTGTGATGGGCGAAAGGCGGAGTCTTATCAATGGCTGCTGGAGCAGCTACAAGTTTGGGGCGCACGTTTGAAAGCGATTAAGCCTGAAGAACACGATCGTAATATGAGTTTTATTCAGGCGTTACGCCACTTTACGACGTTTACTTATGGGCAAAATTTAGCGAAAGAGCAGGTTGATCTACAACAGTTGTTGGATCTCTCTTCCCCAATTTATCGTCTTGAATTGGCAATGGTAGGGCGCTTGTTTGCACAAGATCCACAATTGTATGCAGATATCATCATGTCTTCGGACGAAAATGTTGAATTGATCCGCCGTTATTACCAGCTTTTGGGGCAATCCATTGAAATGCTGGAGCGCAAAGATAAAGCTGAATTTATTCGACAATTTGAGCAAGTCAGCCAGTGGTTTGGTGAAGATGCACATCATTTTATGAAAGAAAGCCAGTCTCTATTACAGCGGGCGAACGATAACCGTAAATAA
- a CDS encoding methyl-accepting chemotaxis protein has product MSFKNLKISLKLTIAFGVFITLIVLSSLFSLVNMNRANESIQNVIFKSYPITANANSVMDNFYSYIGIQELILLDDRGSEKRKEELVKISQNISDLLDELDRSITDSRSREVLDNIQEVRAKFISTQQQMMEFMNQGNRQAAIEMMMTKTSAIQREYREQVQNLIAIQNMLMQETGYQVEDDYKANRVLLAFLSIISIVVGCVMGWYITRIITKPLEQAVDFAKSIASGDLTQNIQAQSKDETGILLESLSEMKGHLLEIVQEVQNGSESISAAAGQIVAGNQNLAARTEEQAASVEQTASSMEQITSTVQNTTEHTHEATMLADNTAVTVKNNGQMMVQLTDKMRAINGSSQKMTDIINLIDSIAFQTNILALNASVEAARAGEHGRGFAVVAGEVRLLAQKSAASASDIRSLIENSSSQTQEGMELVEQASQQIHGMVASVEEMNALLREIGQASREQSDGISQINSAVGQLDLTTQQNAGLVEESVVAADSLNDQAYHLQELVNYFKLSATIQKS; this is encoded by the coding sequence ATGTCTTTTAAGAACCTCAAAATTAGTTTGAAATTAACTATCGCGTTTGGCGTTTTCATCACGCTAATTGTTTTAAGTTCTCTGTTTTCATTAGTAAATATGAATCGAGCAAATGAAAGCATTCAGAACGTCATTTTTAAAAGTTATCCAATAACCGCTAATGCAAACTCGGTGATGGATAATTTTTATTCTTATATTGGTATCCAAGAATTGATTTTATTGGATGACCGAGGGAGTGAAAAACGCAAGGAAGAGCTAGTTAAAATTAGCCAAAATATTTCTGATCTGTTGGATGAGTTGGATCGAAGTATAACTGATAGCCGTTCTCGTGAAGTGCTTGATAATATCCAAGAGGTGAGAGCTAAATTTATTAGTACTCAGCAACAGATGATGGAGTTTATGAATCAGGGAAATCGTCAAGCTGCGATTGAAATGATGATGACAAAAACATCAGCTATTCAGCGAGAATATCGTGAGCAAGTCCAAAACCTGATAGCCATCCAAAATATGTTGATGCAAGAAACGGGTTATCAGGTGGAAGATGACTATAAAGCAAATCGTGTTTTATTGGCATTTTTATCAATCATTAGCATTGTTGTGGGCTGCGTTATGGGGTGGTACATCACGCGTATTATCACTAAACCTTTAGAGCAAGCGGTTGATTTTGCTAAATCAATTGCCAGTGGTGATTTGACCCAAAATATTCAAGCGCAATCTAAAGATGAAACTGGGATCTTACTTGAATCGCTCAGTGAAATGAAAGGGCACCTACTTGAGATTGTCCAAGAAGTTCAAAATGGATCTGAGAGTATTTCTGCGGCAGCAGGGCAAATTGTTGCGGGTAATCAGAACTTAGCCGCTAGAACGGAAGAGCAAGCGGCTTCTGTTGAGCAAACGGCAAGTTCGATGGAGCAAATTACATCCACGGTACAGAACACCACAGAACATACCCATGAAGCGACAATGTTAGCTGATAATACGGCTGTGACAGTCAAAAACAATGGTCAGATGATGGTTCAGCTAACCGATAAAATGCGCGCAATTAATGGTTCATCTCAAAAAATGACGGATATTATTAACTTAATCGACTCTATTGCCTTCCAAACGAATATCTTAGCCTTGAACGCGTCTGTTGAAGCAGCAAGGGCAGGAGAGCATGGTCGTGGTTTTGCGGTAGTAGCGGGTGAAGTGAGATTATTGGCGCAAAAAAGTGCTGCATCGGCCAGTGATATTCGTTCGTTAATCGAAAACTCCTCTTCACAAACCCAAGAAGGTATGGAATTGGTTGAACAAGCTAGCCAGCAGATCCACGGTATGGTCGCCAGTGTTGAAGAGATGAATGCGTTATTGCGTGAAATTGGTCAAGCGAGTAGGGAGCAGAGCGATGGTATTTCACAAATTAACAGCGCCGTGGGGCAATTGGATTTAACAACACAACAAAATGCGGGGCTGGTGGAAGAGTCGGTCGTAGCGGCAGATTCGTTGAATGACCAAGCTTACCACCTTCAAGAGCTGGTTAATTACTTTAAACTCAGCGCGACAATACAAAAATCGTGA
- the pheA gene encoding bifunctional chorismate mutase/prephenate dehydratase: MENSTNLLKVREKISQLDSELLGLLAKRRGYAIEVAETKIDDNRPIRDKERERQLLDVLINKGTPLGLDGFYITRLFQMIIEDSVLTQQAILQKHLNLTPSDTARFAFLGPKGSYSHVAARQYSARHFDQLVECSCHKFQDIFSLVESGQADYGILPIENTSSGAINDVYDLLQNTSLSIVGEIRLPINHCLLTTPGSELSKIDTVYSHPQPFQQCSQYLSQFPHWKIEYCDSTSTAMQKVAEHNSPNVAALGSEAGGALYGLTVLEHNLANQQINMTRFIVVAPRAIEVTEQVPAKTTLLITTGQQAGALVDALIILKNNKIVMSKLESRPINGKPWEEMFYVDVHANLRSDNMQQALKELAEITRSIKILGCYPSENIVPVEPEKMTP, translated from the coding sequence ATGGAAAATAGCACTAATTTACTGAAAGTCCGTGAGAAAATTAGCCAGTTAGACAGTGAACTCCTTGGGCTTCTTGCAAAACGTCGAGGCTATGCAATTGAAGTTGCTGAAACCAAAATCGATGATAACCGCCCAATCCGTGACAAAGAGCGCGAACGACAATTACTCGATGTATTAATTAATAAAGGCACACCTCTGGGTCTTGATGGTTTTTATATTACACGCTTGTTTCAGATGATCATTGAGGATTCTGTCCTTACTCAACAAGCTATCTTACAAAAACATTTAAATCTGACACCAAGTGATACCGCAAGATTTGCATTTTTAGGACCTAAAGGTTCTTATTCCCATGTTGCCGCGCGTCAATATTCAGCTCGTCATTTTGATCAACTGGTTGAATGCAGCTGCCATAAGTTTCAAGATATCTTCTCACTCGTTGAAAGTGGTCAAGCAGATTACGGTATTTTACCTATCGAAAATACCAGCTCAGGGGCAATAAATGATGTTTACGATTTACTGCAAAATACATCATTGTCCATTGTCGGTGAAATTCGTTTGCCAATTAACCATTGCTTGTTGACCACGCCAGGTAGTGAATTAAGCAAGATTGATACAGTTTATAGCCACCCTCAGCCCTTCCAGCAATGTAGCCAATATTTATCTCAGTTCCCTCATTGGAAAATTGAATATTGCGACAGCACATCTACAGCAATGCAAAAAGTGGCAGAACATAATTCCCCTAATGTTGCTGCATTAGGTAGTGAGGCTGGCGGAGCATTGTATGGCTTAACGGTTTTGGAACATAACTTAGCGAATCAGCAAATTAATATGACTCGCTTTATTGTTGTGGCTCCACGAGCGATTGAAGTAACTGAACAAGTTCCAGCGAAAACGACGTTATTGATCACAACAGGTCAACAAGCCGGTGCATTAGTGGATGCTTTAATTATCTTAAAAAATAATAAGATAGTGATGAGTAAATTAGAATCTCGCCCAATTAATGGTAAGCCGTGGGAAGAGATGTTTTATGTAGATGTTCACGCTAACTTGCGTTCAGATAATATGCAACAAGCACTGAAAGAATTAGCTGAGATCACCCGCTCAATTAAAATTCTTGGCTGCTACCCATCTGAAAATATCGTTCCTGTAGAGCCAGAAAAAATGACGCCTTAA